The nucleotide sequence CGCGTTGACGGCCGCCGCCCGGATTCGCCCCGAAAAGGCCTCCTTTCGTCCCGGTCCGGTACGCCCATTGCACCGCATTGCGGGCGAGGAGGCGCTTCATGAATGCGACGGACCTTCTGAAGGAAGACCACGACCGGGTCAGGGAGATGTTCGACGATTTCCGCGATCTCGGTGCGGAGGACCGGCGCGAAAAGCAGCGGCTGTTCCGCCGGATCGCGGACGCTCTCGAGCTCCATGCCGAGATCGAGGAACGGGTCTTCTATCCCGCCGTGCGCACCATCCACTCCGAGGACGCCGAGGAGATCACGCTCGAAGCGTTCGAGGAGCACAAGATCGTCAAGACGCTGATCGGCCAGATCCAGTCCCTTCCCCGCGGCGACGCGCGCAAGGACGCGAAGATGAAGGTCCTGATGGAGAGCGTCGAGCACCACATCGAGGAGGAAGAGGACGAGATGTTCGCCGAAGCGGGCGACCTCGGCAACGAGAAGCTCGAGGAGCTCG is from Thermoanaerobaculia bacterium and encodes:
- a CDS encoding hemerythrin domain-containing protein, whose product is MNATDLLKEDHDRVREMFDDFRDLGAEDRREKQRLFRRIADALELHAEIEERVFYPAVRTIHSEDAEEITLEAFEEHKIVKTLIGQIQSLPRGDARKDAKMKVLMESVEHHIEEEEDEMFAEAGDLGNEKLEELGDRMQTLRAELAAGRGIEAETLEEIGVRT